The following are from one region of the Heliangelus exortis chromosome 2, bHelExo1.hap1, whole genome shotgun sequence genome:
- the RPL14 gene encoding large ribosomal subunit protein eL14, giving the protein MVFKRFVEIGRVAFISFGPHAGKLVAIVDVIDQNRALVDGPCSGVRRQAMPFKCMQLTDFVIKFPHSARRKCVRLAWQKEKINEKWAATRWAKKIKAREKKAKMTDFDRYKVMKAKRMRNRIIKHEMKKLQKMASKKGKKPEKSEKPGKAPKPGKAPKPGKAPKSEKAPKSEKAPKLEKAPKAQKAQK; this is encoded by the exons ATG GTGTTCAAACGCTTTGTCGAGATTGGCAGAGTTGCCTTCATTTCCTTCGGGCCACATGCTGGCAAGCTGGTGGCCATTGTGGATGTTATTGACCAAAATAGG gcACTAGTTGATGGCCCCTGCAGTGGTGTCAGAAGGCAGGCTATGCCCTTCAAGTGCATGCAGCTGACTGACTTTGTTATCAAGTTCCCACACAG TGCTCGTCGGAAGTGTGTGCGACTTGcctggcagaaggaaaaaataaatgaaaaatgggCAGCAACAAGGTGGGCAAAGAAGATTAAAGCCCGAGAAAAG AAAGCCAAAATGACTGATTTTGATCGCTACAAGGTTATGAAAGCAAAGAGAATG aGAAATAGAATCATCAAGCATGAAATGAAGAAACTGCAGAAGATGGCCTCCAAAAAAGGCAAGAAGCCAGAGAAGTCTGAGAAACCAGGGAAGGCTCCTAAGCCAGGGAAGGCTCCTAAGCCAGGGAAGGCTCCTAAGTCGGAGAAGGCTCCTAAGTCGGAGAAGGCACCCAAGTTGGAGAAGGCGCCAAAGGCACAGAAGGCGCAGAAATAA